A genomic region of Zea mays cultivar B73 chromosome 6, Zm-B73-REFERENCE-NAM-5.0, whole genome shotgun sequence contains the following coding sequences:
- the LOC100192030 gene encoding WAT1-related protein At5g64700-like, whose protein sequence is MMAACLEAKKPYLIALAIQIIGTGMFVISKAAFDDGMSTFVFIFYRMAAASLILVPTAIVHQRKNMRSMSGKLLLKLFLLALIGNTFSLNTYNLTLKLTSATVGSALANSVPVFTFCLVLVLRMETVNLRTAAGVAKAAGVALCVAGVLVLAFYAGPAMSPVNHHRAFAAPRQHAASTGGPPSRSRWITGTLLMVLANVTWALWIVLQSALLKEYPNRMLVTATQCVFSMMQSFVVAVVAERGDMSKWKLRCDITLVAVLYVGFVVTGLSHYLQAWCMELKGPVFLAMTNPLCFVFTIFSSSFFLGEIVHLGSILGGALLVAGLYSVHWGKLKEDRRSEAAEQEKTKPQEEPAAVAGVPSVLDQA, encoded by the exons ATGATGGCGGCGTGCTTGGAGGCGAAGAAACCCTACCTGATCGCTCTTGCCATCCAGATCATCGGCACCGGCATGTTCGTCATCTCCAAGGCAGCCTTCGACGACGGCATGAGCACCTTCGTATTCATCTTCTACAGGATGGCCGCCGCCTCGCTCATCCTCGTGCCCACAGCCATTGTCCACCAAAG GAAGAATATGCGGTCCATGTCTGGGAAGCTGCTTCTCAAGCTCTTCTTGCTCGCCTTGATCGG GAACACATTCAGCTTGAACACGTACAACCTGACCCTGAAGCTGACGTCCGCGACGGTGGGGTCCGCGCTAGCCAACTCCGTGCCCGTATTCACCTTCTGCCTGGTGCTGGTGCTGAGGATGGAGACGGTGAACCTGAGGACGGCCGCCGGCGTGGCCAAGGCCGCCGGCGTCGCGCTCTGCGTCGCCGGAGTCCTCGTCCTCGCCTTCTACGCCGGTCCGGCCATGAGCCCCGTGAACCACCACCGCGCCTTCGCCGCCCCGAGGCAGCACGCCGCCTCCACCGGTGGTCCGCCGAGCAGGTCGAGGTGGATCACAGGGACGCTGCTCATGGTCCTCGCCAACGTCACGTGGGCCCTCTGGATCGTCCTGCAG TCGGCACTGCTGAAGGAGTACCCGAACAGGATGCTTGTGACGGCGACGCAGTGCGTGTTCAGCATGATGCAGTCATTCGTGGTGGCAGTGGTGGCCGAGAGGGGTGACATGTCCAAGTGGAAGCTCCGATGTGACATTACCCTCGTAGCCGTCCTTTACGTG GGTTTTGTGGTGACGGGACTGTCCCATTACCTCCAAGCATGGTGCATGGAGCTGAAAGGCCCCGTGTTCCTGGCGATGACGAACCCGCTCTGCTTCGTCTTCACCATATTCAGCTCCTCCTTCTTCCTGGGAGAGATCGTGCACCTCGGCAGCATCTTGGGTGGAGCTCTGCTTGTGGCCGGCCTGTACAGCGTGCACTGGGGTAAGCTCAAGGAAGACAGGAGGTCTGAGGCGGCGGAACAGGAGAAGACCAAGCCGCAGGAAGAACCAGCAGCAGTAGCTGGAGTGCCCTCCGTGCTCGACCAAGCGTGA